A part of Salvelinus alpinus chromosome 23, SLU_Salpinus.1, whole genome shotgun sequence genomic DNA contains:
- the LOC139550037 gene encoding elongation factor 1-delta-like isoform X2 — translation MSGLQCLGEDNIWFEKPRYDEAERRFYEGANGPSTHSNHQSSSASGDQELVSRMKSLELENQELHKVVEDLRTALFKLENRVQVLERSPAVPCAKAVTVQSVKVEEEDDDDMDLFGSDEEEDEEVERLKEERIAAYAAKKSKKPALIAKSSILLDVKPWDDETDMSKLEECVRSVVADGLLWGQSKLVPVGYGIKKLQIGCVVEDDKVGTDLLEEEITKFEDYVQSVDVAAFNKI, via the exons ATGTCTGGTCTACAGTGTCTTGGTGAAGATAACATCTGGTTTGAGAAGCCCCGCTACGACGAGGCTGAGCGACGCTTCTACGAGGGAGCCAACGGGCCCTCCACACACTCAAACCACCAG tcttccTCAGCCAGTGGGGACCAAGAGTTGGTGTCTCGTATGAAGAGTCTGGAGCTGGAGAACCAGGAACTGCACAAAG tggtggaggatcTGAGAACAGCCTTGTTCAAGCTGGAGAACAGAGTCCAGGTTCTGGAGAGAAGCCCAGCTGTTCCCTGTGCCAAG gCGGTGACTGTTCAGTCTgtgaaggtagaggaggaggatgatgatgatatgGACCTCTTTGggagtgatgaggaggaggatgaagaggtagagaggctgaaggaggagagaatcGCTGCCTACGCTGCCAAGAAGTCCAAGAAACCAGCGCTCATCGCCAAGTCCTCTATCCTGCTGGATGTCAAGCCT tgggATGATGAGACAGACATGTCTAAGCTGGAGGAGTGTGTGAGGTCTGTTGTAGCTGACGGTCTGCTGTGGGGTCAGTCCAAGCTGGTTCCCGTGGGTTACGGCATAAAGAAGCTCCAGATCGGGTGTGTTGTCGAGGACGACAAGGTGGGGACAGACCTGCTAGAGGAAGAGATCACCAAGTTTGAGGACTAT
- the LOC139550037 gene encoding elongation factor 1-delta-like isoform X1 encodes MSGLQCLGEDNIWFEKPRYDEAERRFYEGANGPSTHSNHQVKSPLQGRGRSRPQKRQHRNSSSASGDQELVSRMKSLELENQELHKVVEDLRTALFKLENRVQVLERSPAVPCAKAVTVQSVKVEEEDDDDMDLFGSDEEEDEEVERLKEERIAAYAAKKSKKPALIAKSSILLDVKPWDDETDMSKLEECVRSVVADGLLWGQSKLVPVGYGIKKLQIGCVVEDDKVGTDLLEEEITKFEDYVQSVDVAAFNKI; translated from the exons ATGTCTGGTCTACAGTGTCTTGGTGAAGATAACATCTGGTTTGAGAAGCCCCGCTACGACGAGGCTGAGCGACGCTTCTACGAGGGAGCCAACGGGCCCTCCACACACTCAAACCACCAG GTAAAGTCACCCCTCCAAGGTAGAGGACGATCTCGTCCCCAGAAGCGCCAGCACAGGAAT tcttccTCAGCCAGTGGGGACCAAGAGTTGGTGTCTCGTATGAAGAGTCTGGAGCTGGAGAACCAGGAACTGCACAAAG tggtggaggatcTGAGAACAGCCTTGTTCAAGCTGGAGAACAGAGTCCAGGTTCTGGAGAGAAGCCCAGCTGTTCCCTGTGCCAAG gCGGTGACTGTTCAGTCTgtgaaggtagaggaggaggatgatgatgatatgGACCTCTTTGggagtgatgaggaggaggatgaagaggtagagaggctgaaggaggagagaatcGCTGCCTACGCTGCCAAGAAGTCCAAGAAACCAGCGCTCATCGCCAAGTCCTCTATCCTGCTGGATGTCAAGCCT tgggATGATGAGACAGACATGTCTAAGCTGGAGGAGTGTGTGAGGTCTGTTGTAGCTGACGGTCTGCTGTGGGGTCAGTCCAAGCTGGTTCCCGTGGGTTACGGCATAAAGAAGCTCCAGATCGGGTGTGTTGTCGAGGACGACAAGGTGGGGACAGACCTGCTAGAGGAAGAGATCACCAAGTTTGAGGACTAT